A DNA window from Dethiosulfovibrio faecalis contains the following coding sequences:
- a CDS encoding tRNA dihydrouridine synthase, whose translation MTGSLRPGMVGPSVLVGGLELSNPIMMAPMAGVTLPAVRRMFWRLGAGLAHTEMVSCAGLTRKNRKTTEMLFRAPGEGPLVLQLFAGDSDTLMRGAEIALSLGVPFDALGINMACPMPKVLKKGAGARLLSRLDLAVDMVRCLGRLGLPVWPKIRKIVPDGSGPDTLEFASALVEAGAANVGVHGRTASQRYEGTSDFDEVCRVARALPGVISASGDISGPEDVSKALSGGCVSVFLARGGVTDPFVLPRILSHLGYNIGDPVYDDPPSIETRAALFSDLAEDLSNFHGERVAMVLLKRLMSGVFRGVPGCSSYRRAIASASDWGTMCVHIRDWRHFFERGIKDE comes from the coding sequence ATGACAGGCTCACTTAGGCCTGGTATGGTGGGTCCCTCTGTTCTCGTAGGAGGGCTGGAGCTGTCCAATCCGATAATGATGGCTCCTATGGCAGGCGTCACCCTTCCGGCGGTTAGAAGGATGTTCTGGCGGCTCGGAGCGGGGTTGGCTCACACCGAGATGGTCAGCTGTGCCGGACTTACGAGGAAGAACAGGAAGACGACGGAAATGCTTTTCAGGGCTCCCGGGGAGGGGCCTCTGGTCCTCCAGCTTTTCGCAGGGGACTCGGACACCCTCATGCGAGGTGCGGAGATCGCCCTGTCCTTGGGAGTTCCGTTCGATGCCCTGGGGATAAACATGGCCTGCCCAATGCCTAAGGTCCTCAAGAAGGGGGCCGGAGCCAGGCTCTTGAGTCGATTGGACCTGGCGGTCGATATGGTTCGATGTCTGGGGCGCCTGGGTCTTCCCGTATGGCCCAAGATAAGAAAGATAGTGCCGGATGGATCGGGACCGGATACGCTGGAGTTCGCGTCGGCTTTGGTGGAGGCAGGTGCGGCTAACGTAGGGGTCCATGGCAGGACCGCTTCTCAGAGATACGAGGGTACCTCCGATTTCGACGAGGTCTGTCGGGTAGCCCGAGCTCTGCCAGGGGTGATATCCGCATCTGGAGATATCTCCGGTCCCGAGGACGTGTCGAAGGCTCTGTCTGGAGGCTGTGTCTCGGTGTTTCTAGCCAGAGGAGGCGTGACCGATCCCTTCGTGTTGCCACGAATCCTCTCTCACTTAGGCTATAATATCGGAGATCCGGTCTACGACGATCCGCCGTCTATCGAGACGAGAGCGGCTTTGTTTTCCGATCTTGCGGAAGATCTGTCGAACTTCCACGGAGAGAGGGTGGCCATGGTCTTGTTGAAAAGATTGATGTCGGGGGTCTTCCGGGGTGTACCCGGTTGTTCCTCCTACAGAAGGGCTATAGCGTCCGCGTCCGATTGGGGCACCATGTGCGTCCATATCAGGGACTGGAGGCATTTTTTCGAAAGGGGAATAAAAGATGAGTGA
- the lysS gene encoding lysine--tRNA ligase, producing the protein MSDMERGSLTPEEEILSQRMDKLRRLREEEGYDPYVNESWEVEQTLAEVRKDHDDIAVDESREDISLSVAGRLMTVRKQGKASFANMQDETGSMQLYFRLDSMGEDPYRFFKKWIDAGDIIGVEGHPFRTRRGELTIAVTRCVLLSKALRPLPEKWHGLTDTEVRYRKRYVDLMVNPEVRDVFRQRARIISSVRKTLEDHGTLEVETPMLSYLAGGANARPFVTHHNALDLDMYLRIATELHLKRLVVGMMGRVYEMGKNFRNEGMDAMHNPEFTAMEVYWPYCDYVDMMDLTEEIARKAALDATGSTTVTWQGTELDLGKPFRRATMVELVKEHCGVDFDGIDDDNEARRIAEGQGLALEGDESRFKVLTMMVEEFVEEHLVQPTFVMGHPTEISPLSKRNPEKPDYTHRFELFVCGSEVANGFSELNDPIDQRARFEDQAKLKAAGDEEGHPFDEDFVNALEQGLPPTGGLGIGIDRLIMFLTDSRSIRDVILFPTMKPKA; encoded by the coding sequence ATGAGTGATATGGAACGGGGATCCTTGACTCCCGAGGAGGAGATACTCAGCCAGAGGATGGACAAGCTGAGAAGGTTGAGGGAGGAAGAGGGATACGATCCCTACGTCAACGAGAGCTGGGAAGTCGAGCAGACCCTGGCCGAGGTCCGTAAAGACCACGACGATATCGCCGTCGACGAGTCCCGAGAGGATATCTCCCTTTCGGTGGCGGGCCGTCTTATGACAGTCAGAAAACAGGGAAAGGCCTCTTTCGCCAACATGCAGGACGAGACGGGGTCCATGCAGCTCTATTTCCGTCTGGATTCCATGGGAGAGGATCCCTACCGGTTCTTCAAGAAATGGATAGATGCCGGGGATATCATCGGTGTAGAGGGACATCCCTTCCGTACCAGGAGAGGGGAGCTTACCATAGCGGTAACTCGGTGCGTGCTTCTCAGCAAGGCATTGAGGCCCCTGCCGGAGAAGTGGCACGGTCTTACCGATACTGAGGTCCGTTACCGCAAGAGGTACGTCGACCTGATGGTGAATCCCGAGGTCAGGGACGTTTTCCGTCAGAGGGCGAGGATAATATCGTCGGTTAGAAAGACCCTCGAGGATCACGGCACCCTGGAGGTGGAGACTCCGATGCTCTCCTACCTGGCGGGAGGGGCGAACGCCAGGCCCTTCGTGACCCACCACAACGCTCTGGATCTGGATATGTACCTTCGTATAGCCACGGAGCTTCACCTGAAGAGACTGGTCGTGGGGATGATGGGCCGAGTCTATGAGATGGGCAAGAACTTCCGCAACGAGGGTATGGACGCCATGCACAACCCCGAGTTCACCGCCATGGAGGTCTACTGGCCCTACTGCGACTACGTCGACATGATGGATCTCACAGAGGAGATAGCTAGAAAGGCGGCTCTCGACGCGACAGGCAGCACCACGGTCACCTGGCAGGGAACCGAGTTGGATCTTGGCAAACCCTTCCGCAGGGCCACCATGGTGGAGTTGGTCAAGGAGCATTGCGGTGTGGACTTCGACGGCATAGACGACGATAACGAGGCCCGCAGGATAGCCGAGGGCCAGGGGCTGGCGCTGGAGGGCGATGAGAGTCGCTTCAAGGTTCTCACCATGATGGTGGAGGAGTTCGTGGAGGAACATCTCGTACAGCCCACCTTCGTCATGGGCCATCCCACCGAGATATCCCCTCTGTCCAAGAGGAACCCGGAGAAGCCGGACTACACCCATCGTTTCGAACTGTTCGTGTGCGGCAGCGAGGTTGCCAACGGGTTCAGCGAGCTCAACGACCCCATAGATCAGAGGGCCCGCTTCGAGGATCAGGCCAAGTTGAAGGCGGCAGGAGACGAGGAGGGCCATCCCTTCGACGAGGACTTCGTCAACGCCCTGGAACAGGGGCTTCCTCCGACGGGAGGACTGGGGATAGGAATAGACAGGCTGATCATGTTCCTGACGGACAGCAGATCCATAAGGGACGTCATCCTGTTCCCTACGATGAAGCCCAAGGCCTGA
- the ligA gene encoding NAD-dependent DNA ligase LigA yields the protein MVSRDILRRYESLKKEIARHERLYYVLDSPEIDDSSYDRMMRELLELEREHPALVSDDSPSRRVGGRPLDGFLKVEHSHPMLSLDDVFDVSELRSFLARATGPVSSFPWVCELKIDGLAVSLIYEDGVFVGGATRGDGSVGEDVTSNLLTVRSLPLRLNIDVPGRLEVRGEVYMAKNSFAGLNERREEKGDPLFANPRNAAAGSLRQLDPRVAAARRLDLFVYAVVSPEERGINSQSGLLSWLKKAGLPVQDAWKLCSDLDEVEAFVARWQEERFSLSYVTDGVVVKADPVEQWDRLGRTARAPRWAVAYKYPPEEKTTVLKEIEISVGRTGAMTPVAILEPVQLAGSVVRRASLHNEDEIRRKDVRIGDRVKVRKAGEIIPEIVSVDSEARNGTEIPFEMPRNCPICGSEAVRLPDESAWRCPNKSCPAQMNEELRHFASRGCMDIRGLGERVASLLVSSGFVRDLADLYDLKEEQIISLDRMGPKSASNLISAIRGSKDRPLAALLAGLGIRHVGKGVAELLVERYGSMEALRRADSEELGSVEGIGPAIAASLKAFFSDEENIRTLDRLMDHGVRMEERRPETSPDWKPLSGMTFVFTGELKRASRSEAQKLVKSMGGKATSSVSGKTGYVVAGESPGSKLDKAVSLGIPVLDEDGFYEMVESLAGNEKEE from the coding sequence ATGGTCTCTCGGGATATCCTGAGGCGGTACGAAAGCCTCAAGAAAGAGATAGCCAGACACGAGCGTCTGTATTACGTGCTGGACAGCCCTGAGATCGACGACAGCTCTTACGACCGCATGATGAGGGAGCTTCTGGAGCTGGAGAGAGAGCACCCGGCCCTCGTCTCAGACGATTCTCCCTCCCGCCGAGTAGGAGGCCGTCCTCTGGACGGCTTCCTCAAGGTGGAGCACTCCCATCCCATGTTGAGCCTGGACGACGTCTTCGACGTCTCGGAGCTTCGATCTTTCCTCGCCAGGGCGACCGGCCCCGTAAGTTCCTTTCCCTGGGTATGTGAGCTTAAGATAGATGGACTGGCGGTATCTCTGATCTACGAGGACGGGGTATTCGTAGGAGGGGCCACCAGAGGGGACGGTTCCGTCGGGGAGGACGTCACGTCCAACCTATTGACGGTGAGATCGCTGCCTCTTCGGCTGAACATCGACGTGCCGGGAAGGCTGGAGGTCAGAGGCGAGGTCTACATGGCGAAGAACAGCTTCGCCGGGTTGAACGAACGGAGGGAGGAGAAGGGGGATCCCCTTTTCGCCAATCCCAGAAACGCCGCTGCCGGTAGTCTGAGACAGCTTGATCCTAGGGTGGCGGCGGCAAGACGGCTCGATCTGTTCGTCTATGCCGTGGTATCTCCGGAGGAGAGAGGCATAAATTCACAGTCCGGTCTCTTGTCTTGGTTGAAAAAAGCGGGCCTGCCGGTCCAGGACGCATGGAAACTCTGTTCCGATCTGGATGAGGTGGAGGCATTCGTGGCCCGGTGGCAGGAAGAGCGTTTTTCTCTTTCCTACGTCACCGACGGGGTGGTGGTGAAGGCCGACCCCGTGGAGCAGTGGGACAGGCTCGGTCGGACGGCTAGGGCTCCGAGATGGGCCGTGGCCTATAAATATCCTCCGGAGGAGAAGACAACTGTCCTGAAGGAAATAGAGATATCGGTGGGCAGAACCGGTGCCATGACCCCGGTGGCCATACTGGAACCGGTTCAACTGGCCGGCAGCGTTGTCCGTCGTGCCAGTCTGCATAACGAGGACGAGATACGCAGGAAAGACGTCAGGATAGGAGACAGGGTCAAGGTCCGAAAGGCCGGCGAGATAATACCGGAGATAGTGTCGGTGGACTCGGAGGCCCGTAACGGAACGGAGATTCCCTTCGAGATGCCTCGCAACTGCCCTATCTGCGGCTCCGAGGCGGTTCGTCTTCCCGACGAGTCCGCCTGGAGGTGCCCCAACAAATCCTGTCCCGCCCAGATGAACGAGGAGCTGAGGCACTTCGCCTCCAGAGGGTGCATGGATATAAGGGGTCTCGGAGAGAGGGTCGCTTCCCTGCTGGTGAGCTCCGGTTTTGTGAGGGATCTGGCCGACCTCTACGACCTTAAGGAAGAACAGATAATCTCGTTGGACAGGATGGGTCCTAAATCTGCGTCCAATCTGATCTCAGCCATAAGGGGATCCAAGGACCGTCCTCTGGCGGCCCTCCTGGCGGGGCTGGGTATAAGGCACGTAGGCAAAGGGGTTGCCGAGCTTCTGGTGGAACGCTACGGATCCATGGAGGCCCTCCGTCGAGCCGATTCGGAGGAACTCGGGTCTGTCGAGGGAATCGGTCCCGCCATCGCAGCCTCGTTGAAGGCATTTTTCTCCGACGAAGAAAACATCCGAACTCTCGACAGGTTGATGGATCACGGAGTCCGAATGGAGGAGAGGCGGCCTGAGACGTCGCCGGATTGGAAACCACTCTCGGGAATGACCTTCGTCTTCACCGGAGAGCTGAAGAGGGCCAGTCGTTCGGAAGCTCAGAAACTGGTGAAATCCATGGGAGGCAAGGCCACATCTTCCGTGAGCGGCAAAACCGGCTACGTGGTGGCAGGAGAATCGCCGGGGAGCAAGCTCGATAAGGCCGTATCGCTGGGAATCCCCGTCTTGGACGAAGATGGATTCTACGAGATGGTCGAATCCCTTGCCGGTAACGAAAAGGAGGAATAG
- the gatC gene encoding Asp-tRNA(Asn)/Glu-tRNA(Gln) amidotransferase subunit GatC gives MKITPEDVKKVGLLARLEVGEDEVGPLTEHFNTILDYFGKMEELDLSDVDPFTVEDAEPLKLRKDEPVRWENRDAILDQSPSRQGDFIKVPRIGGDA, from the coding sequence ATGAAAATAACCCCTGAAGACGTAAAGAAGGTGGGGTTGCTGGCCCGACTTGAGGTCGGAGAAGACGAAGTCGGACCTTTGACGGAGCACTTCAACACGATTCTGGACTATTTCGGCAAGATGGAGGAGCTGGATCTGTCCGACGTTGATCCCTTCACCGTAGAGGACGCCGAGCCCCTGAAGCTCCGCAAGGACGAACCGGTTCGCTGGGAGAACAGGGATGCCATATTGGATCAATCCCCCTCGCGGCAGGGCGACTTCATAAAGGTGCCCAGAATAGGAGGGGATGCGTGA
- the gatA gene encoding Asp-tRNA(Asn)/Glu-tRNA(Gln) amidotransferase subunit GatA, giving the protein MELFRLSATEVAFGVRDGRFSAEDVVRSCLSRIESKEPEIHAMLTVTAEAAIARARELDGRRSAGEDLGPLGGVPVILKDNMCTAGVKTTCASRILEEWVPPYDATVVRLLLKAGAVLLGKANMDEFAMGGSTENSAFGVTSNPWALDRVPGGSSGGSAAAVAAGYAPIALGSDTGGSIRQPASFCGVYGLKPTYGRTSRYGLVAFASSLDQIGPFARTAEDVALVMEVLGVHDPMDSTSQPVPPDDFSQALSARDLKGKRIGYLKEVAEYDYDDRMKNALSKAMKACEEAGAEMVEISLGTAIDHGLASYYILAPAEASSNLARFDGVRYGSSSKDPESLMELYLKTRKDGFGDEVKRRILTGTYVLSAGFYDAYYLKAQKVRKVIKQEFAKAFEKVDSIILPPSPTPAFKVGELIDDPIAMYMADVFTIPVNMAGLPGISINVGFSEEGLPLGVQFIAPRWGEKELLSTAAVMESRFGGAKIADGGDL; this is encoded by the coding sequence ATGGAGCTTTTCAGACTTTCGGCGACGGAGGTAGCGTTCGGCGTCAGAGATGGGCGTTTCTCCGCCGAGGACGTCGTTCGTTCCTGCCTCTCCAGGATAGAGTCCAAGGAGCCCGAGATCCATGCCATGCTTACCGTTACGGCCGAAGCTGCCATCGCCCGAGCCAGGGAATTGGACGGGCGAAGATCCGCCGGAGAGGACCTAGGTCCTCTCGGAGGGGTTCCGGTTATACTGAAGGATAACATGTGTACAGCAGGGGTAAAGACCACCTGTGCCAGCAGGATCCTTGAGGAATGGGTTCCTCCCTACGACGCCACGGTGGTGAGGCTTCTCCTAAAGGCAGGAGCGGTCCTTCTGGGCAAGGCCAACATGGATGAGTTCGCCATGGGTGGATCCACCGAGAACTCGGCCTTCGGCGTCACCTCCAACCCCTGGGCGCTTGACAGGGTTCCAGGGGGAAGTTCCGGAGGAAGCGCTGCCGCGGTCGCAGCGGGATACGCCCCTATCGCCTTGGGTAGCGATACAGGCGGTTCCATCCGTCAGCCCGCCTCTTTCTGTGGAGTCTACGGCCTGAAACCTACCTATGGAAGGACGAGCCGCTACGGTCTGGTTGCCTTTGCGTCCTCTTTGGATCAGATAGGCCCTTTCGCCAGGACCGCCGAGGACGTTGCCCTGGTGATGGAGGTTCTGGGAGTTCACGATCCAATGGACTCCACCAGCCAGCCGGTTCCTCCGGACGATTTCTCCCAGGCCCTGTCAGCTAGGGATCTGAAGGGGAAGAGGATCGGTTATCTCAAGGAGGTCGCCGAGTACGATTACGATGACAGGATGAAAAATGCCCTCTCCAAAGCGATGAAGGCCTGTGAGGAAGCCGGAGCGGAGATGGTCGAGATATCATTGGGGACCGCCATCGATCACGGCCTGGCCAGCTATTACATATTGGCTCCCGCCGAGGCCAGCTCCAACCTGGCCCGTTTCGACGGAGTCCGTTACGGATCGTCCTCGAAGGACCCCGAGAGCCTGATGGAGCTTTATCTCAAGACGAGAAAGGACGGCTTTGGAGACGAGGTAAAGAGGCGTATCCTGACAGGGACCTACGTTCTGAGCGCCGGTTTCTACGACGCCTATTATCTGAAGGCTCAGAAGGTGCGAAAGGTCATCAAGCAGGAATTTGCCAAGGCCTTCGAAAAGGTCGATTCCATAATACTGCCTCCCTCTCCGACCCCAGCCTTCAAGGTCGGTGAGTTGATAGACGATCCGATCGCCATGTACATGGCCGACGTCTTCACGATACCGGTCAACATGGCGGGGCTTCCGGGAATATCCATCAATGTCGGTTTTTCCGAGGAGGGCCTCCCCTTGGGAGTCCAGTTCATAGCTCCCCGATGGGGCGAAAAGGAGCTTCTCTCCACCGCTGCGGTGATGGAAAGCCGTTTCGGCGGGGCCAAAATAGCCGATGGAGGTGATCTGTGA
- the gatB gene encoding Asp-tRNA(Asn)/Glu-tRNA(Gln) amidotransferase subunit GatB, translating into MSLTFTTVIGLEIHVQLNTRTKLFCGCSTDYIGATPNTNICPLCTGQPGTLPVLNERVVELGVRAGLALGCTINRVTRFDRKNYFYPDLPKAYQISEFYVPLAEKGEVTVTGDDGKPYKVGITRLHLEEDAGKLVHGASDGRIVGSTQSFVDYNRSSVPLAEIVSEPDITSPRMAKEYVATLRQMVRYLGVSDGDMEKGSMRVDANISLKVSDGRWGNRVEVKNMNSLRALERALEFEIRRQGAILSDGGEIHQETRNWDDSAGETSSSRSKEESNDYRYFTEPDLPPLVLSDSYIEDIERDLPELPWEKKARYERDFDLPQDDISVLTEQKDLAEYFEACVKAGASPARASNWIRTEVLRVLNERGGHISEFSLSPAALVELLRMVEGKKLSTTAAKEVFDAMVSREISLKEAIDACGVTAGNLSGDGLASLVQSVLEANGDVVEVIRSCDDKKDKKRKFLQGQVMKEARGQADPREVAKILDIELPR; encoded by the coding sequence ATGTCCCTGACCTTTACGACCGTCATAGGGCTGGAGATACACGTACAGCTGAACACCAGGACAAAGCTTTTCTGCGGCTGTTCCACCGATTACATAGGAGCGACGCCCAACACCAATATATGTCCTCTCTGCACCGGTCAGCCCGGAACCCTTCCGGTTCTGAACGAGAGAGTTGTTGAGCTCGGAGTCAGAGCCGGTCTGGCCTTGGGGTGCACTATAAACCGGGTTACCCGCTTCGACAGGAAGAACTATTTCTACCCGGACCTGCCCAAGGCATACCAGATCTCCGAGTTTTACGTTCCTCTGGCGGAGAAGGGAGAGGTTACTGTCACAGGCGACGACGGAAAACCCTATAAAGTCGGCATAACCAGGCTTCATCTCGAGGAGGACGCAGGAAAGCTGGTCCACGGAGCCTCGGACGGTCGTATCGTCGGATCCACCCAGTCCTTCGTTGACTACAACCGTTCCAGCGTTCCTCTGGCGGAGATAGTATCCGAGCCGGACATAACTTCACCCAGAATGGCCAAGGAATACGTAGCCACCCTCCGTCAGATGGTCAGATACCTCGGCGTTTCCGACGGAGACATGGAGAAGGGCTCCATGAGGGTTGACGCCAACATATCCCTCAAGGTATCGGACGGACGGTGGGGCAACAGGGTCGAGGTCAAGAACATGAACTCCCTCAGAGCTCTGGAGAGGGCTTTGGAGTTCGAGATCCGACGTCAGGGCGCTATCCTCTCCGACGGAGGAGAGATCCATCAGGAGACCCGTAACTGGGACGACAGTGCCGGAGAGACCAGCTCGTCCAGGAGCAAGGAGGAGTCCAACGACTACCGTTACTTCACCGAGCCGGATCTTCCTCCTCTGGTGCTTTCGGATAGCTACATAGAGGACATCGAGAGGGATCTGCCCGAGCTCCCATGGGAGAAGAAGGCCCGATACGAGAGGGACTTCGACCTCCCCCAGGACGACATCTCGGTACTTACGGAGCAAAAGGACCTGGCCGAGTATTTCGAGGCCTGTGTGAAGGCCGGGGCGTCTCCCGCCAGGGCCTCCAACTGGATCAGGACAGAGGTGCTTCGGGTATTGAACGAAAGGGGAGGGCATATCTCCGAGTTCTCTCTGTCTCCGGCCGCTCTTGTCGAGTTGCTGCGGATGGTGGAGGGCAAAAAGCTTTCGACCACGGCGGCAAAAGAGGTCTTCGACGCCATGGTATCCAGGGAGATCTCCCTGAAAGAGGCCATAGATGCCTGCGGTGTGACCGCCGGGAACCTCTCGGGAGACGGACTGGCCTCTTTGGTCCAATCCGTCCTGGAGGCCAACGGAGACGTAGTCGAAGTGATCCGTTCCTGCGATGACAAAAAGGACAAAAAACGCAAGTTCCTTCAGGGACAGGTCATGAAGGAAGCCAGAGGGCAGGCGGACCCCAGGGAGGTCGCCAAGATACTGGATATCGAATTACCCCGATGA
- the fusA gene encoding elongation factor G encodes MGYKPEDIRSIAIVAHGGAGKTSLTEAMLFDTGVINRLGSVENGNTVTDFGSEEQKRQISISTALANVEYGGKTIFMMDVPGYADFLGEMRSAMRVADSSLMVVSAVDGVEVQTGKAWEFAEDFGTPVAFFVNKMDRDNADYQRTVEDIREQLSKKAHSFFLPIGQESEFKGLIDVLREKAYIYKGDGSKDFDEVPVPADLKDTMNVQRGQLVENIVEEDDDMMMRYLDGEEIPLEEMWPLLRKAISERKIFPILPGSATANVGIMQLLGVIADELPSPLETRSRMAVDGEEEVEMSPDPSGPFSALCFKVMVDPYVGKLSFIRVNSGTLTSDQMIYNVNRQEEERISGFKIMQGKDGKDVKELTVGMIVAIPKLQSTRVGDTLSVKGATAVFPPIKFPLPVYSIAVDAKSRADEDKLSTAMHKMLEEDPILKFEKNAETGDNVLSGMGNLHLDIVLSRIKERYGVELEVRTPEVPYRETIRKTAKAQGKHKKQTGGHGQYGDVHIEFSPLPTGEGFVFEDKIVGGAVPKQYIPAVEKGLKEALDKGVLAGFRTVDFKATLVFGSYHDVDSSEMAFKTAAHLAFKKGISEANPVLLEPVMNVEVTVADDYLGDVMGDMNTRRGRIMGVDSMGRLQIVKAQVPLAEMFQYAIQLRSMTSGRGNFTMSYSHYDPVPEEISKKVIARRQSETEEE; translated from the coding sequence ATGGGGTACAAGCCAGAAGATATTCGATCGATTGCAATCGTCGCACATGGCGGAGCGGGAAAGACCTCGCTGACCGAGGCAATGCTGTTCGACACCGGCGTGATAAACCGGTTAGGTAGCGTAGAGAACGGCAACACCGTAACCGACTTCGGATCCGAGGAGCAAAAGCGTCAGATCTCCATCAGCACGGCCCTCGCCAACGTGGAGTATGGGGGCAAGACCATATTCATGATGGACGTTCCCGGTTACGCCGATTTTCTGGGAGAGATGCGGTCCGCCATGAGGGTGGCCGATTCGTCCTTGATGGTCGTTAGCGCCGTGGACGGAGTAGAGGTCCAGACGGGAAAGGCCTGGGAGTTTGCCGAGGACTTCGGTACCCCCGTCGCTTTCTTCGTCAACAAGATGGACAGGGATAACGCCGACTATCAGAGAACGGTCGAGGATATCCGAGAGCAACTCAGCAAAAAAGCCCATAGTTTCTTCCTGCCGATAGGTCAGGAATCGGAATTCAAGGGCCTTATCGACGTCCTTCGGGAGAAGGCCTATATCTACAAGGGAGACGGCAGCAAGGATTTCGACGAGGTCCCGGTCCCGGCGGATCTAAAGGACACCATGAACGTCCAGAGAGGACAGCTTGTGGAAAACATCGTCGAGGAAGACGACGATATGATGATGCGCTATCTCGACGGAGAGGAGATTCCCCTGGAGGAGATGTGGCCCCTTCTCAGAAAGGCCATATCGGAGAGAAAGATATTCCCCATACTGCCTGGCTCCGCAACTGCCAACGTCGGTATAATGCAGCTTCTCGGGGTGATAGCCGACGAACTTCCATCCCCCTTGGAGACCCGGTCCCGTATGGCCGTCGACGGCGAGGAAGAGGTCGAGATGAGCCCCGATCCCTCCGGCCCGTTTTCCGCACTGTGTTTCAAGGTCATGGTCGATCCCTACGTGGGTAAGCTCAGCTTCATAAGGGTGAACTCGGGAACCTTGACCTCCGATCAGATGATATATAACGTAAACCGTCAGGAAGAGGAGCGCATAAGCGGTTTCAAGATCATGCAGGGCAAGGACGGCAAGGACGTAAAGGAACTTACCGTCGGCATGATCGTCGCCATTCCCAAGCTTCAGAGCACCAGGGTAGGAGACACCCTTTCGGTCAAGGGCGCTACCGCCGTGTTCCCTCCGATAAAATTCCCCCTTCCGGTCTACAGCATAGCTGTAGACGCCAAGAGCAGGGCCGACGAGGACAAGCTTTCCACCGCCATGCACAAGATGTTGGAGGAGGATCCTATACTAAAGTTCGAGAAGAACGCCGAGACCGGCGACAACGTCCTGTCCGGAATGGGCAACCTCCATCTGGACATAGTTCTCTCCCGCATAAAGGAGCGTTACGGCGTAGAGCTGGAGGTCAGGACTCCTGAGGTTCCATATAGAGAGACCATCAGGAAGACAGCCAAGGCTCAGGGAAAACACAAGAAGCAGACCGGCGGTCACGGTCAGTATGGGGACGTTCACATAGAGTTCTCCCCCCTTCCGACCGGAGAGGGATTCGTCTTCGAGGACAAGATCGTCGGAGGGGCCGTCCCCAAACAGTATATTCCGGCGGTGGAGAAGGGGCTCAAGGAAGCTCTCGACAAGGGAGTCCTGGCGGGATTCCGTACCGTCGATTTCAAGGCCACCTTGGTGTTCGGCTCATATCACGACGTGGACAGCTCGGAAATGGCCTTCAAAACCGCTGCACATCTGGCCTTCAAGAAAGGGATATCCGAGGCAAATCCGGTCCTTCTCGAGCCGGTCATGAACGTCGAGGTGACTGTTGCGGATGACTATCTTGGAGACGTTATGGGAGACATGAACACCAGGAGAGGGCGTATCATGGGAGTCGACTCTATGGGACGGCTTCAGATAGTGAAGGCCCAGGTGCCCCTGGCGGAGATGTTCCAGTACGCCATTCAGCTTCGGTCCATGACGTCCGGCAGAGGGAACTTCACCATGTCATATTCCCACTACGACCCGGTCCCGGAGGAGATCTCCAAGAAGGTAATAGCAAGAAGGCAGTCTGAGACGGAAGAAGAATAA